In Blautia sp. SC05B48, a single genomic region encodes these proteins:
- a CDS encoding DUF3221 domain-containing protein, with amino-acid sequence MKKLIALVLALVCVFGLGGCNTKSMNYIIENKPSVTGIVEEVHNDYVIMYSDTADGYPNGSRWSISLSVENKDSYTNLSVGDEIVVYHDGNVMETDPLKVGTVYAITLKTPDDRTENNKG; translated from the coding sequence ATGAAAAAGTTGATAGCATTGGTTCTAGCATTGGTTTGTGTGTTTGGTCTGGGCGGTTGCAACACCAAGAGTATGAATTATATTATTGAGAACAAACCAAGTGTAACGGGTATTGTAGAAGAGGTGCATAACGATTATGTCATAATGTACTCTGATACAGCAGATGGGTATCCGAATGGGTCAAGGTGGTCAATATCTTTGAGTGTAGAAAACAAGGACAGTTATACCAACCTTTCTGTTGGTGACGAAATTGTTGTATATCACGACGGAAATGTTATGGAGACAGACCCATTAAAAGTGGGGACAGTTTATGCCATTACATTGAAAACTCCTGATGACAGAACAGAGAACAACAAAGGCTGA
- a CDS encoding response regulator transcription factor, producing MEQILIVEDDSFLNKMLDYNLTADGYGVTSALNARTAAEAIRQREFDLVLLDINLPDGNGFELCKLIKPQHPDTIVIFLTANDQESDQIRGYEVGAVDYITKPFVIGALQRKIKAMFAMLEHHKPAKDIYDDGRLFLDFSEQTASLNGKPLTLSPMEYKMLNLFRKNPRQVLTRGQLLEKLWDIDERFVDEHTLTTSISRIRSKIESDGGAPYIKTVYGMGYQWTGGEAK from the coding sequence ATGGAGCAGATTTTAATTGTCGAGGACGACAGTTTTTTGAATAAGATGTTAGACTATAACCTGACCGCAGACGGCTACGGCGTGACTTCTGCCCTAAATGCCAGAACCGCAGCCGAAGCCATCCGCCAGCGGGAATTTGATTTAGTGCTGCTGGACATCAACCTGCCGGACGGGAACGGTTTTGAACTGTGCAAGCTGATAAAGCCCCAGCACCCGGACACCATCGTAATATTCCTGACCGCCAACGATCAGGAGAGCGACCAGATACGGGGCTATGAGGTGGGCGCGGTGGACTACATCACAAAGCCCTTTGTAATCGGGGCCTTGCAGCGGAAGATCAAAGCCATGTTCGCCATGCTGGAACACCACAAACCGGCTAAGGACATTTACGATGACGGACGGCTGTTTCTGGACTTCTCGGAGCAGACGGCTTCCCTAAACGGCAAGCCCCTGACCCTATCCCCGATGGAGTACAAAATGCTGAACCTGTTTCGTAAAAATCCCCGGCAAGTGCTGACCCGTGGGCAGCTTTTGGAAAAGCTGTGGGATATAGACGAGAGGTTTGTAGACGAACACACCCTGACAACCTCCATCAGCCGGATTCGCAGCAAGATCGAATCCGACGGCGGCGCACCCTACATCAAGACTGTTTACGGCATGGGCTATCAATGGACGGGAGGCGAGGCAAAATGA
- a CDS encoding sensor histidine kinase, whose protein sequence is MKVQNLSVKRLFGRVAIGLVLSMSGITIVLFFVTKQTAVLLTGGALLLCALVGIFVLTQAFGKRLSQFTADLCQTLDHMIAGNEAPQRPEDSETQLARIGHRLARLYQIMQENRRRVDEERQELQTLVSDISHQVKTPVSNLKMATDTLLEKPMAEAERTDFIRGIRSQTDKLDFLFQALVKTSRLETGVIQLDKKPGRLFDTVAQAMSGIVYAAEKKEIAVSVDCPEDLTVSHDSKWTSEALFNLLDNAVKYTPAGGKIAVSVVLWEMYVEIKVTDTGKGISESNQATIFQRFYREEEVHEQQGVGIGLYLAREIVTRQGGYIKVVSEPGKGSEFSIMLPLR, encoded by the coding sequence ATGAAGGTTCAAAACCTCTCGGTAAAGCGGCTGTTTGGCCGGGTGGCAATAGGGCTTGTCCTCTCCATGTCCGGGATCACCATAGTCCTGTTTTTTGTGACAAAACAGACGGCGGTGCTGCTGACAGGCGGGGCGCTGCTGCTGTGTGCCCTTGTGGGGATTTTCGTACTGACGCAGGCGTTTGGAAAGCGGCTGTCGCAGTTTACCGCTGACCTGTGCCAGACCTTAGACCACATGATCGCCGGGAATGAAGCGCCCCAGCGCCCAGAGGACAGCGAAACCCAGCTTGCCAGAATTGGGCACCGTCTGGCAAGGCTCTACCAGATCATGCAGGAGAACCGCCGCCGGGTGGACGAGGAACGGCAGGAGTTACAGACCCTTGTATCGGATATTTCCCATCAGGTGAAAACGCCGGTAAGCAATCTGAAAATGGCGACGGACACCCTGCTGGAAAAGCCTATGGCCGAGGCAGAGCGCACCGACTTTATCCGGGGAATCCGCAGCCAGACGGATAAGCTGGACTTTCTCTTTCAGGCCCTTGTGAAAACCTCCCGTCTGGAAACAGGCGTGATCCAGTTGGACAAGAAACCGGGCCGCCTCTTTGATACCGTGGCACAGGCCATGAGTGGGATCGTGTATGCAGCGGAGAAAAAGGAAATCGCCGTGTCCGTGGACTGCCCGGAGGATTTGACCGTTTCCCATGACAGCAAGTGGACATCGGAAGCCCTCTTTAACCTGCTGGACAATGCGGTGAAGTACACCCCGGCAGGCGGGAAAATCGCTGTGTCTGTGGTGCTGTGGGAAATGTATGTGGAAATCAAAGTGACCGACACTGGCAAGGGCATTTCCGAAAGCAATCAGGCCACTATCTTCCAGCGCTTCTATCGTGAGGAAGAAGTACACGAACAGCAGGGTGTGGGCATTGGCCTGTATCTGGCCCGCGAGATCGTAACGCGGCAGGGTGGCTATATCAAAGTGGTTTCGGAGCCGGGCAAGGGTTCGGAATTTTCCATTATGCTTCCCTTGCGTTGA
- a CDS encoding ABC transporter ATP-binding protein, with product MSVLQTIDLKKYYGTEPNITRALDGVNFSVEDGEFVAVVGTSGSGKSTLLHMMGGLDTPTSGTVIVRGEELAKKNDEQLTIFRRRNIGFIFQNYNLVPILNVYENIVLPVELDGDTVDQKFLDEIVHLLGLEDKLKNMPNNLSGGQQQRVAIARALITKPAIVLADEPTGNLDSKTSTEVLGLIKRTSAEFRQTVVMITHNNDIARLADRIVRIEDGKIVE from the coding sequence ATGAGCGTTTTACAGACGATTGACCTGAAAAAGTATTACGGTACAGAACCGAACATTACCCGCGCCCTTGACGGCGTAAATTTCTCCGTGGAGGACGGCGAGTTTGTGGCTGTTGTGGGAACCTCTGGTAGCGGCAAGTCCACCCTGCTTCACATGATGGGCGGGTTGGACACTCCCACCAGCGGAACCGTGATTGTCCGAGGCGAAGAACTGGCAAAGAAGAACGACGAGCAGCTTACCATCTTTCGCCGCCGCAACATCGGCTTTATCTTCCAGAACTATAACCTTGTTCCCATCCTGAATGTGTATGAGAACATTGTCCTGCCGGTGGAGTTGGACGGGGACACGGTGGATCAGAAGTTTTTGGACGAAATTGTTCACCTACTGGGGCTGGAAGATAAACTGAAAAATATGCCGAACAATCTATCCGGCGGACAGCAGCAGCGTGTGGCTATCGCCCGCGCCTTGATTACCAAACCGGCTATCGTGCTGGCGGACGAACCGACCGGCAATCTTGACAGCAAGACCAGCACTGAGGTGCTGGGGCTTATCAAGCGCACCAGTGCGGAGTTCCGGCAAACCGTTGTGATGATTACCCACAACAACGATATTGCCCGTCTTGCAGATCGGATTGTCCGCATTGAGGACGGCAAAATTGTGGAATAA